In a genomic window of Nodosilinea sp. E11:
- a CDS encoding response regulator: MVDTRSVTHPVEILLVEDNPGDVRLTQEVLKDCRIHNHLNVVDDGEKAIAFLHHTPPYTHAPEPNLVLLDLNLPRRGGLEVLQIIKTNATLRHIPVIVFTTSQAESDIMNAYNLHANCYITKPIDLEQFTKSVKSIEDFWLAMVQLPLE; this comes from the coding sequence ATGGTTGACACCAGAAGCGTTACACATCCCGTTGAAATCCTGCTTGTAGAAGACAATCCAGGAGATGTCAGACTGACCCAGGAAGTCTTAAAAGACTGCCGAATTCACAATCATTTGAACGTAGTAGACGATGGGGAAAAGGCGATCGCCTTTCTGCACCACACCCCACCCTACACCCACGCTCCTGAACCCAACCTGGTGCTCCTCGACCTTAACCTGCCGCGACGTGGTGGGTTAGAGGTGCTGCAAATCATCAAGACTAACGCCACACTGCGACACATTCCGGTGATTGTGTTTACCACCTCCCAGGCCGAATCAGACATTATGAATGCCTATAATCTCCATGCGAATTGCTACATCACCAAGCCTATCGATCTAGAACAGTTCACAAAAAGCGTCAAATCAATTGAAGACTTTTGGCTGGCCATGGTGCAACTACCCTTGGAGTAA
- a CDS encoding response regulator — MDNQAPIHVLLIEDNPGDRRLLQELLRDVASVSIQLEHANCLSEGVQCLQQQPFDIVLLDLFLPDSQGFATFTQLHQQERNTPIVVTTGLNDETLALRAVQAGAQDYLVKGQITGELLVRSIRYAIERKRTEHKIREQAALLDIATDAILVRDVQNQILFWNKGAERLYGWTVEEALGKTVSLLFQDGLAQVQTAQQQLMVDNEWQGELNQITKTGQSITVESRWSLVRDDNGEPKFILVVNTDVTAKKQLEAQFFRAQRLESIGTLASGIAHDLNNILTPVLTTAQLLQMKPGNLDERSLHMLKILEINARRGAEIIKQVLSFARGAEGNDTVLQTGHLIREVQQIIRETFPKSIELDVDIPKDLWTVIGNATQLHQVLMNLCVNARDAMPQGGQLSISAENLTLDKSYTRTNLDAKEGKYIAITVVDNGGGIAPELLDRIFEPFYTSKDVGKGTGLGLSTALGIIKGHRGFITVSSATGKGTQFKIFLPAVTVVDQKETIDAEVLGGHQELVLIVDDEILVREVTKAALETYDYRTLTACDGVEAIALYAQQQTSIHVVIVDMMMPTMDGATTIRILQKLNPQVKVIAVSGLPYNSDESPISAPVGIQGFLPKPYTVEQLIQAVHDVLQPPS, encoded by the coding sequence ATGGATAACCAAGCCCCGATCCACGTTTTATTGATCGAAGACAACCCCGGCGATCGGCGGCTGCTGCAAGAGCTACTGCGGGACGTAGCCTCAGTCTCTATTCAGCTAGAGCATGCCAACTGCCTCAGCGAGGGGGTGCAGTGCCTACAACAACAGCCCTTTGACATTGTATTGCTAGACTTATTTTTACCCGATAGTCAGGGCTTTGCCACCTTTACTCAACTGCATCAGCAAGAACGCAACACGCCCATCGTGGTCACCACCGGCCTCAACGACGAAACCCTGGCACTTAGAGCAGTACAGGCTGGAGCCCAAGACTATCTGGTCAAAGGCCAAATTACCGGTGAGCTGCTAGTGCGCTCCATTCGCTATGCGATCGAACGGAAACGCACCGAGCACAAAATTCGTGAGCAGGCGGCGTTGCTAGACATTGCCACCGACGCCATTCTGGTGCGCGATGTGCAAAACCAAATTTTGTTTTGGAACAAGGGGGCCGAGCGCCTCTATGGGTGGACGGTGGAGGAAGCATTGGGTAAAACCGTGAGCCTACTCTTTCAAGATGGTTTGGCGCAGGTTCAAACGGCTCAGCAGCAGCTCATGGTTGATAACGAGTGGCAGGGAGAACTCAACCAAATCACCAAAACCGGACAGAGCATCACCGTTGAAAGTCGATGGAGTCTGGTACGCGATGACAATGGCGAACCCAAGTTTATTTTGGTGGTTAACACCGATGTAACCGCCAAAAAACAGTTAGAAGCCCAGTTCTTTCGCGCCCAGCGGCTAGAAAGCATCGGCACCCTGGCGAGCGGTATTGCCCACGATCTCAATAATATTTTGACTCCCGTTTTAACCACTGCCCAGCTTTTGCAGATGAAGCCTGGCAATCTGGATGAGCGCAGCCTGCACATGCTCAAAATTTTAGAGATCAATGCCCGGCGAGGAGCCGAAATCATCAAACAAGTGCTGTCCTTTGCGCGGGGGGCAGAGGGCAACGATACGGTGCTGCAAACCGGGCATCTGATTCGAGAAGTTCAGCAGATTATTCGAGAAACGTTTCCTAAATCGATTGAATTAGACGTTGACATTCCCAAAGATCTTTGGACTGTCATTGGCAACGCCACACAGCTGCATCAAGTGCTGATGAATTTGTGCGTTAATGCCCGAGACGCCATGCCTCAAGGAGGGCAGTTGAGCATCTCAGCCGAGAACCTTACCCTCGACAAAAGCTATACCCGCACTAACTTAGATGCCAAGGAAGGAAAATATATTGCGATTACCGTGGTAGACAATGGCGGTGGCATTGCACCGGAGCTACTCGATCGCATTTTTGAGCCGTTTTATACCTCAAAAGACGTGGGGAAGGGCACGGGGCTAGGGCTGTCAACGGCGTTAGGAATTATTAAAGGCCACCGTGGTTTCATCACAGTATCTAGCGCCACGGGCAAAGGCACCCAGTTCAAAATTTTCTTGCCTGCCGTTACCGTTGTCGATCAAAAAGAGACAATTGATGCAGAGGTGCTAGGTGGCCATCAAGAGCTGGTTTTAATCGTAGACGATGAAATTTTGGTGCGAGAGGTCACCAAAGCCGCTTTAGAAACCTATGACTATCGCACGCTAACGGCCTGCGACGGCGTGGAAGCGATCGCACTCTATGCCCAACAGCAAACCAGTATTCACGTCGTCATTGTCGATATGATGATGCCGACTATGGATGGTGCTACCACTATTCGCATTTTACAGAAGCTCAACCCTCAGGTGAAGGTGATTGCTGTCAGTGGGCTGCCCTATAACAGCGACGAGTCTCCTATCAGTGCCCCCGTAGGTATTCAAGGCTTTTTACCTAAGCCCTACACCGTTGAACAATTGATCCAAGCCGTGCATGACGTACTCCAGCCACCTAGCTAA